A single Actinopolymorpha sp. NPDC004070 DNA region contains:
- a CDS encoding ABC transporter substrate-binding protein has translation MNATPGPFGPQLSRRRVLEIFGLGAASAAVLSACGGQHSGNGGGGGGGGGAAGGGGGKGGEFHGAYPYSVPPKGHFNLMSGVTDSIMGGTPYQDLILLPGGMYRWAEKKWEPMLAEKWEFDGKAKTFTYHVRQGLSWSDGKPITSKDVVTTFWCRRIMRQVEWDLIDDVKATDDQTVVFSMKKPSTVLERYAIRQAIFSDATYGKFAKRAQDLFGGGKDLDSPEGKKLNEDLQGYRPKNPAKEFITSGPFTFDFNSITNAQLTLVKKDKGYATDKVLFDRVVLYNGEVPTITPLVVGKQVDYATHGFPVATEKQMIKKGLRIIRPPVYSGPAIFFNMAKLPEFKDARVRQAFAHAINRNDNGTFALGDSGKGVKFMTGFSDNQVPDWLSDAEQGKLDTYELDPKKAADLLTQAGWKKQGNSWMKPDGKPAAYEITFPAEFADWSAAGENAAKQLSQFGIKVTGRGVTFTQQPIDVDKGNFELAIQGWGTSSQPHPHFAFVADLFTHNIPIAANQGGKGMGFELKQKTKAYGQVDLQEVVLSAAQGLDEAEQKRNVAKAAVVFNELLPIVPLFERYGNNPCLEGDRVDKWPADSDPLLQNSPYADNFTIMLMLSGDLKPAGK, from the coding sequence ATGAACGCAACACCAGGCCCGTTCGGGCCCCAGCTTTCCCGGCGACGGGTGCTCGAGATCTTCGGCCTCGGTGCCGCGAGCGCCGCGGTGCTGTCCGCGTGTGGCGGCCAGCACAGCGGCAACGGAGGGGGCGGTGGCGGCGGCGGTGGAGCCGCCGGCGGCGGCGGTGGCAAGGGCGGGGAGTTCCACGGCGCCTATCCGTACTCCGTGCCGCCGAAGGGCCACTTCAACCTGATGAGCGGTGTGACCGACTCGATCATGGGTGGCACGCCCTACCAGGACCTCATTCTTCTCCCCGGCGGCATGTACCGCTGGGCGGAGAAGAAGTGGGAGCCCATGCTGGCGGAGAAGTGGGAGTTCGACGGCAAGGCGAAGACGTTCACCTACCACGTCCGCCAGGGCCTTTCGTGGAGTGACGGCAAGCCGATCACCAGCAAGGACGTCGTGACGACGTTCTGGTGCCGGCGGATCATGCGCCAGGTCGAGTGGGACCTGATCGACGACGTGAAGGCCACCGACGACCAGACCGTGGTCTTCTCGATGAAGAAGCCGTCGACGGTGCTGGAGCGGTACGCCATCCGGCAGGCGATCTTCTCCGACGCGACGTACGGCAAGTTCGCCAAGCGCGCGCAGGACCTGTTCGGTGGCGGCAAGGACCTCGACAGCCCCGAGGGCAAGAAGCTGAACGAGGACCTGCAGGGCTACCGCCCGAAGAACCCCGCCAAGGAGTTCATCACCAGCGGCCCGTTCACGTTCGACTTCAACAGCATCACCAACGCCCAGCTGACCCTGGTCAAGAAGGACAAGGGCTACGCCACGGACAAGGTGCTGTTCGACCGGGTCGTGCTCTACAACGGCGAGGTGCCCACCATCACCCCGCTGGTGGTCGGCAAGCAGGTCGACTACGCCACCCACGGTTTCCCGGTCGCGACCGAGAAGCAGATGATCAAGAAGGGCCTGCGGATCATCCGTCCGCCGGTCTACTCCGGCCCGGCGATCTTCTTCAACATGGCCAAGCTTCCGGAGTTCAAGGACGCGCGCGTCCGCCAGGCGTTCGCGCACGCGATCAACCGCAACGACAACGGCACCTTCGCCCTCGGTGACTCCGGCAAGGGCGTGAAGTTCATGACCGGCTTCTCCGACAACCAGGTTCCGGACTGGCTGAGCGACGCCGAGCAGGGCAAGCTCGACACGTACGAGCTGGACCCGAAGAAGGCGGCCGACCTGCTCACCCAGGCCGGCTGGAAGAAGCAGGGCAACTCCTGGATGAAGCCGGACGGCAAGCCGGCGGCCTACGAGATCACGTTCCCGGCGGAGTTCGCCGACTGGTCGGCGGCCGGTGAGAACGCCGCCAAGCAGCTGTCGCAGTTCGGGATCAAGGTCACCGGCCGCGGGGTCACCTTCACCCAGCAGCCGATCGACGTGGACAAGGGCAACTTCGAGCTGGCGATCCAGGGCTGGGGAACGTCCTCCCAGCCGCACCCGCACTTCGCCTTCGTCGCCGACCTGTTCACGCACAACATCCCGATCGCCGCCAACCAGGGCGGCAAGGGGATGGGCTTCGAGCTGAAGCAGAAGACCAAGGCGTACGGCCAGGTCGACCTGCAGGAGGTCGTGCTCTCGGCCGCGCAGGGCCTGGACGAGGCCGAGCAGAAGCGCAACGTCGCCAAGGCGGCGGTGGTGTTCAACGAGCTGCTGCCGATCGTGCCGCTGTTCGAGCGGTACGGCAACAACCCGTGCCTGGAGGGTGACCGGGTCGACAAGTGGCCGGCCGACAGCGACCCGCTGCTGCAGAACTCCCCGTACGCCGACAACTTCACCATCATGTTGATGTTGTCCGGCGACCTGAAGCCCGCCGGCAAGTAA
- a CDS encoding ATP-binding cassette domain-containing protein, translating to MADAATSGPLLELDGITQVFSTRRGEVRAVDDVTLRLGVGEVLCLVGQSGSGKSTTAKIASGLLRPSEGVVRFEGEDILGQRRPDKSRFKRFRRAVQYVHQDPYASLNPIQDVFTTLSAPLRRHGLVKSRSQARERVSELLAQVGLNPAETFLPKFPHQMSGGQRQRVAVARALTLEPRLIIADEATSMLDVSIRIELLGMLTKLRTELGVGFLFITHDLAMAKYFGAEGDIAVMHEGKIVEYGPTLQVIDNPQDAYTKALLEAVPEADPDLARRKRAARTAAKAAAGGAAAGGVPAA from the coding sequence CCGCTGCTGGAACTCGACGGCATCACGCAGGTGTTCAGCACCCGCCGTGGCGAGGTGCGGGCTGTCGACGACGTGACCCTGCGGCTCGGGGTGGGCGAGGTGCTGTGCCTGGTCGGGCAGAGCGGCTCGGGCAAGAGCACCACGGCGAAGATCGCCTCCGGGCTGCTGCGTCCGTCCGAGGGCGTGGTGCGGTTCGAGGGGGAGGACATCCTCGGGCAGCGGCGCCCGGACAAGAGCCGGTTCAAGCGCTTCCGGCGTGCGGTGCAGTACGTCCACCAGGACCCGTACGCCTCGCTGAACCCGATCCAGGACGTCTTCACCACGCTGTCGGCGCCGCTTCGCCGGCACGGCCTGGTGAAGAGCAGGTCCCAGGCGCGCGAGCGGGTGTCCGAACTCCTCGCGCAGGTGGGCCTCAACCCGGCCGAGACGTTCCTGCCGAAGTTTCCCCACCAGATGTCGGGTGGGCAGCGCCAGCGGGTGGCGGTCGCCCGGGCGCTGACTCTCGAGCCGCGGTTGATCATCGCGGACGAGGCGACCTCGATGCTCGACGTGTCCATCCGGATCGAGCTGCTCGGCATGCTCACCAAGCTGCGTACCGAGCTCGGCGTCGGCTTCCTGTTCATCACCCACGACCTGGCGATGGCGAAGTACTTCGGCGCCGAAGGCGACATCGCGGTGATGCACGAGGGGAAGATCGTCGAGTACGGCCCGACCCTGCAGGTGATCGACAACCCCCAGGACGCCTACACCAAGGCGCTCCTGGAGGCCGTGCCCGAGGCCGACCCCGACCTCGCGCGGCGCAAGCGGGCGGCGCGCACCGCGGCCAAGGCGGCGGCCGGTGGCGCGGCGGCCGGTGGGGTCCCGGCGGCATGA